A window of Cyclopterus lumpus isolate fCycLum1 chromosome 14, fCycLum1.pri, whole genome shotgun sequence contains these coding sequences:
- the rps14 gene encoding 40S ribosomal protein S14, translating into MAPRKGKEKKEEQVISLGPQVAEGENVFGVCHIFASFNDTFVHVTDLSGKETICRVTGGMKVKADRDESSPYAAMLAAQDVAQRCKELGITALHIKLRATGGNRTKTPGPGAQSALRALARSGMKIGRIEDVTPIPSDSTRRKGGRRGRRL; encoded by the exons ATGGCTCCTCGCAaagggaaggagaagaaggaggagcaggtgatCAGTCTGGGCCCCCAGGTGGCCGAAGGGGAGAACGTGTTTGGCGTCTGTCACATCTTCGCCTCCTTCAACGACACCTTCGTCCACGTGACCGACCTCTCCGGGAA GGAGACGATTTGCCGCGTGACCGGCGGCATGAAGGTGAAGGCGGACCGAGACGAGTCGTCCCCGTACGCCGCCATGTTGGCCGCTCAGGACGTCGCCCAGCGCTGCAAAGAGCTCGGCATCACGGCGCTGCACATCAAGCTGAGGGCCACCGGGGgcaacag GACCAAGACTCCGGGTCCCGGGGCTCAGTCGGCTCTCAGAGCTCTGGCTCGATCCGGCATGAAGATCGGACGCATCG aggACGTGACCCCCATCCCCTCCGACTCCACCAGGAGGAAGGGCGGTCGTCGTGGTCGTCGTCTGTAA